From a single Micromonospora carbonacea genomic region:
- a CDS encoding cellulose binding domain-containing protein: MSRNRFFSGPIALAALLVVTAGGVTLNGGLGAVETVADVGAAAATAGCGKAPTLRSGTHTIQSNGKSRSFILRMPNNYNNNNQYRLIFAFHWRGGTATEIDNGGTSGAAWSYYGQLEQSNNTAILVAPQGLGNGWGNAGGEDVTFVDDMLRRIEGDLCVDTTQRFALGFSWGGGMSYALACARATVFRAVAVISGAQISGCSGGTQPIAYFGLHGISDTVLNISQGRALRDTFVRNNGCTAQSPREPAPGSRTHITTAYSGCRAGYPVQWAAFDNGHMPGPVDGTYAESGVTTWTKVEIWRFFAQFQGTPNPTTPPPNPTTTPPNPTTPPPGGAGCSATVSANSWTGGFVATVKVTAGSGGTRGWNVSVTLPGGTSVTGTWSATASGSSGTVRFANVDYNGQLAAGQVTEFGFQGNGTAPTQTPTCTAS; the protein is encoded by the coding sequence CCTCCTCGTCGTGACGGCGGGTGGCGTCACGCTGAACGGTGGCCTCGGCGCCGTCGAGACGGTTGCCGACGTGGGCGCCGCCGCGGCGACCGCAGGCTGCGGCAAGGCCCCGACGCTGCGCAGCGGCACCCACACGATCCAGAGCAACGGCAAGAGCCGGAGCTTCATCCTGCGGATGCCCAACAACTACAACAACAACAACCAGTACCGGTTGATCTTCGCGTTCCACTGGCGGGGCGGCACCGCCACCGAGATCGACAACGGCGGCACCAGCGGGGCCGCCTGGTCCTACTACGGCCAACTGGAGCAGTCGAACAACACCGCCATCCTGGTCGCTCCCCAGGGCCTCGGCAACGGGTGGGGCAACGCCGGCGGCGAGGACGTCACCTTCGTCGACGACATGCTCCGCCGCATCGAGGGCGACCTCTGCGTCGACACCACCCAGCGTTTCGCCCTCGGCTTCAGCTGGGGCGGTGGCATGAGCTACGCCCTCGCCTGCGCCCGCGCCACGGTGTTCCGGGCGGTCGCGGTCATCAGCGGCGCGCAGATCAGCGGATGCAGCGGCGGCACCCAGCCCATCGCGTACTTCGGGCTGCACGGCATCAGCGACACCGTCCTGAACATCTCCCAGGGCCGTGCGCTGCGCGACACGTTCGTGCGCAACAACGGCTGCACCGCCCAGAGCCCGCGCGAGCCGGCCCCGGGCAGCAGGACGCACATCACCACCGCGTACTCGGGCTGCCGGGCCGGGTACCCGGTGCAGTGGGCCGCGTTCGACAACGGCCACATGCCGGGCCCCGTCGACGGCACGTACGCCGAGAGCGGCGTCACCACCTGGACCAAGGTCGAGATCTGGCGCTTCTTCGCCCAGTTCCAGGGCACCCCGAACCCCACGACTCCGCCGCCGAACCCCACCACCACTCCGCCGAACCCGACGACTCCGCCGCCGGGTGGGGCCGGGTGTTCGGCGACGGTGTCGGCGAATTCGTGGACGGGTGGTTTCGTGGCCACGGTGAAGGTGACCGCTGGTTCTGGTGGTACCCGGGGTTGGAACGTGAGTGTGACGTTGCCGGGTGGTACGAGTGTCACGGGTACGTGGTCGGCGACGGCCAGTGGTAGTTCGGGGACGGTGCGGTTCGCTAACGTGGACTACAACGGTCAGCTCGCCGCCGGTCAGGTGACCGAGTTCGGGTTCCAGGGCAACGGCACCGCGCCCACCCAGACCCCCACCTGCACGGCCTCCTGA